From a single Desulforegula conservatrix Mb1Pa genomic region:
- a CDS encoding PAS domain-containing protein, translating into MLKYIKIIVAVFIVFILFLFSVWWIQEKVVFSAFERLEKQSAIDNARRISSAIRKEIDSLNTLNSDWANWDDMYSFVNEPNEEFIKSNFDWTTLEQATGINLILIFDLEGRLVHGGIYSSKKGGHIKLDIFSGSSPDFKSFLLNSPANIKKIKGLMSTSQGPLIVSSMPILTSSGEGPPVGTILMGRFLERPFLDSLSSDFSASIDITDCGGADGARPECHDVKREIMGKKKILIEKDRIIIDEIIPAVTGESMFVFTIASARDISMSGFSALLSSFWLGLGLLVSAAAAAGAFLITKKLLVDIRMAGFQMGRPWFINLALIMIIGFGVTLGIFFEARRQSEISRELGFLDLAKSFAEELQRNTDEICSEIESVKRFIEEKENLQASSFKSFVKPFVKKTGLNTVLWIPRIKAEDFPEWEEKSRASGNTDFRVWPGIDDAGTVQENRAAVIFPVYYIESSDPSKKLAGLDIYKRPGLKSLLKKSAETGIGVLLPGNMLIDGLKDEFIAISPVYKGAGDYSIVEERLEKLNGFAVGFFDIGQLVKRAGSHKKDHDIEIRIEDITDPSAKPYVLYEHEDFLADSAVGLKPYSVLDRKWEIKASPSDDFRSIRSNVIHFIIIPVGFLLTVFFCLYIDSVLWARHRAEILASDLTSDLKDNLARAMIAEAEAENARASAQETAREQRLLLDSIDIQIWYFEDESTYGIVNLAHGVFAGHAPADMEYRDIHEFISKEVADAWIELNALIFREKIPLHTDEWISDSFGARRLLSISRFPKLDDQNNVEHIFCSAHDMTERYIAEEALKTERGLFVGGPTVVFKWEAVEGWPVEYVSPNVLQLTGYDQNDFISGIVIFEDIIHKDDYETVKKRIKDTCDSGVESFELCCRMIKKGGDVRWLYVFIKVLRCNEKILSLLGYAMDDTEMRLAMDELNEKKERLQMVISGTGLGIWEWHIPSGKVSASERWFDMLGYSEADLVPHIATWENLLNPDDKPYVTKALEQHLQGKTLIYENEYRLRSKSGKWVWIQARGKVIERDGDGRPVRALGTHLDITERKLAEGRLKESEGRFRAVFESSIDCIWIWDKNLACLYANKAAYVYSGKNGLAPEGCCGMKQCLENVSWLYELLVGRIEKVFESGEHIRREDSLMACGQPIYTESVISPICDSSGELYAAAVVFRDVTDRKLSEMALLQKTEELDNYFSNALDLFCIADTDGYFRRLNSEWENSLGYPLKELLNRRYIEFVHPDDRVATINIMATLKKERQILNFVNRYRHKDNSYRWIEWRASLNGNVVYAAARDITSRKNTEIELLRHDNLLGAVSLLAELLLRSDDWVADLSGLLGIIGEASGFSRIYVFRNSLSESRGILTDQIAEWCAEGIESQMNNPMLYDFSWKKQGFGRWENILASGNIVSGNISIFPEEERLMLEMQSIKSILVIPITVKGNWWGMIGFDECKGEREWAQVEIDVLRTAAGILGAAVERKTFEDDLLKAKSDLENLNKDLEEAIGMSNSMTVKAELASMAKSEFLANMSHEIRTPMNGVIGMTGLLLDTRLSEDQHRYAMIARKSAETLLDLINDILDFSKIEAGRVELEFDDFNLGELIEDTSEILAVKAGEKGIELIPFIDPLIPAFVKGDKNRLRQIILNIAGNAIKFTSQGEVYIWARVSESDEKSVKIRFSVSDTGIGIPEDRFEAIFEPFAQADGSTTRKYGGTGLGLAITKRLVTMMNGEIWLESVLGKGASFVFDISFATSIHKYSGPLYDYSGLKVIVTDNNEKCRRSIGSYLSVFGCFVTLVSDRNSVINELRNAVNAGKPYDYAIIGTSDDDKCQDPLIEGITSKIFESTSFINMKYPGQESGEKEEYKNGFFSAFLSKPVRRSSLLECLSNMKDMDDRNHGIPVNNDVAGIEKAHRKILVVEDSLINQEVALSILRKKGYTADAVANGLEAVDILKKEAYDLVLMDCHMPQMDGYEATKAIRDSLTGVLNPLIPIIAMTANVLKGDAAKCMSSGMNDYIPKPVKPEVLDSVVLKWLKISGLSKEEKKADALAPDSGMNGQAVSETVPVFDRKSLLERVMGDEDIAISVTETFSGEGSAYVASLRNAVAEQDIQKTAEVAHMIKGTAANVGALRIQSKAFEIENISRLQGIMPSDDVVDELEREFEAFRIEVWKAGEHELF; encoded by the coding sequence ATGCTCAAATATATCAAAATTATCGTGGCTGTATTTATCGTATTTATCCTGTTTCTTTTTTCGGTCTGGTGGATTCAGGAAAAAGTCGTGTTTTCAGCCTTTGAAAGACTTGAAAAACAGTCCGCCATTGATAATGCCAGAAGAATTTCCAGCGCGATACGAAAGGAAATTGACAGCCTGAACACACTGAACTCGGACTGGGCCAACTGGGACGATATGTACAGTTTTGTGAATGAACCGAACGAGGAGTTTATAAAATCAAATTTCGACTGGACAACTCTTGAGCAGGCCACAGGAATCAATCTTATTCTCATATTTGATCTTGAAGGCAGGCTTGTTCACGGAGGAATTTATTCCAGTAAAAAGGGCGGCCATATAAAACTTGATATTTTTTCAGGAAGCAGCCCTGATTTTAAATCCTTTCTTCTTAATTCACCGGCAAATATCAAAAAAATCAAAGGCTTGATGTCTACATCCCAGGGACCGCTCATTGTATCTTCCATGCCTATCCTTACCAGCAGTGGAGAAGGCCCCCCCGTCGGGACAATATTGATGGGCCGTTTTCTTGAGAGACCTTTTTTGGACTCCCTGTCCAGTGATTTTTCAGCCAGTATTGATATTACTGATTGCGGAGGGGCGGATGGAGCCCGGCCTGAATGTCATGATGTAAAAAGAGAGATCATGGGGAAGAAAAAGATTCTTATCGAGAAGGACAGGATAATAATCGATGAGATAATTCCAGCTGTTACGGGTGAGTCCATGTTTGTGTTCACCATAGCATCTGCAAGAGACATATCAATGTCAGGATTTTCGGCCCTTCTTTCATCATTCTGGCTCGGGCTTGGTCTGCTTGTTTCCGCAGCAGCAGCGGCAGGCGCTTTTTTAATCACAAAAAAACTCCTGGTTGATATCAGGATGGCCGGTTTTCAGATGGGGCGTCCCTGGTTTATCAATCTGGCATTAATAATGATCATAGGTTTTGGAGTGACATTAGGTATATTTTTTGAGGCAAGGAGACAGTCTGAAATCAGCAGAGAACTCGGCTTTCTTGATCTTGCAAAATCTTTTGCTGAAGAGCTTCAAAGAAATACAGATGAAATATGTTCGGAAATTGAATCTGTCAAAAGATTTATTGAGGAGAAAGAGAATCTTCAGGCAAGTAGTTTCAAGTCTTTTGTGAAACCATTCGTTAAAAAGACAGGTTTGAATACAGTATTATGGATTCCGAGGATTAAGGCCGAAGATTTCCCGGAATGGGAAGAAAAGTCCAGGGCTTCTGGTAATACAGACTTTAGAGTGTGGCCTGGTATTGATGATGCAGGAACGGTTCAAGAAAACAGGGCCGCAGTCATTTTTCCTGTATATTATATCGAATCTTCAGATCCATCAAAAAAGCTTGCGGGGCTTGATATTTATAAAAGGCCAGGATTAAAATCCTTGCTTAAAAAATCAGCCGAGACCGGGATTGGCGTTCTTTTGCCTGGTAATATGCTTATTGACGGATTGAAGGACGAATTTATTGCCATATCACCGGTATATAAAGGCGCTGGCGATTATTCCATAGTTGAGGAAAGGCTTGAAAAGCTTAACGGATTTGCAGTTGGTTTTTTTGACATAGGACAACTTGTAAAAAGGGCAGGCAGCCACAAAAAAGATCACGATATTGAAATAAGAATAGAGGATATTACTGACCCATCTGCAAAACCTTACGTACTATACGAGCACGAAGATTTTTTAGCTGATTCGGCTGTTGGACTTAAGCCTTATTCCGTGCTTGACAGAAAATGGGAAATAAAAGCCAGCCCTTCCGATGATTTCAGATCAATCCGCAGCAACGTAATCCACTTTATAATAATTCCTGTTGGTTTTCTTCTTACCGTATTTTTCTGCCTTTATATAGATTCGGTATTGTGGGCAAGGCACAGGGCAGAAATCCTTGCTTCGGATCTGACCTCAGACCTCAAAGATAATCTTGCGAGGGCTATGATTGCGGAAGCCGAGGCTGAAAATGCGAGGGCCTCTGCTCAGGAAACTGCCCGTGAGCAGAGACTTCTGCTTGATAGTATCGATATTCAGATATGGTATTTCGAGGACGAATCCACATATGGAATAGTCAACCTGGCGCACGGTGTATTTGCCGGCCATGCCCCGGCTGATATGGAATATAGGGATATCCATGAATTCATATCAAAAGAGGTCGCTGATGCATGGATTGAACTGAATGCACTGATTTTCAGGGAGAAAATTCCTCTTCATACCGATGAGTGGATATCCGACTCTTTCGGTGCCAGAAGACTTCTTTCCATTTCCAGATTTCCCAAACTGGATGACCAGAATAATGTCGAGCATATATTCTGCTCCGCCCATGACATGACCGAAAGATATATTGCGGAAGAGGCCCTTAAAACTGAAAGAGGGCTTTTTGTTGGTGGCCCGACAGTGGTTTTCAAGTGGGAAGCCGTTGAGGGCTGGCCTGTTGAATATGTATCCCCCAATGTCCTGCAACTTACAGGATATGATCAGAACGATTTTATATCTGGTATTGTTATTTTTGAAGACATAATACACAAGGACGATTATGAGACCGTAAAAAAGCGGATTAAGGACACTTGTGATTCCGGGGTTGAGAGTTTTGAGCTTTGCTGCCGGATGATTAAAAAAGGCGGGGATGTAAGATGGCTTTATGTATTTATAAAAGTTTTAAGGTGCAATGAAAAGATTTTGTCCCTACTCGGGTACGCCATGGACGACACTGAAATGCGTCTTGCCATGGATGAGCTGAACGAAAAAAAAGAACGTCTCCAGATGGTTATTTCAGGCACAGGTCTGGGGATATGGGAATGGCATATACCAAGCGGAAAAGTTTCTGCAAGCGAAAGATGGTTCGATATGCTCGGATATTCTGAAGCTGATCTTGTCCCGCATATCGCTACATGGGAAAATCTTCTTAATCCCGATGATAAGCCCTATGTCACCAAAGCTCTTGAACAGCATCTCCAGGGAAAGACCCTTATATACGAGAATGAATACAGACTCAGAAGCAAGTCCGGCAAGTGGGTCTGGATCCAGGCAAGGGGCAAGGTTATTGAAAGAGACGGTGATGGGCGGCCAGTGAGGGCCTTGGGCACTCATCTGGACATAACTGAAAGGAAGCTGGCAGAGGGAAGACTCAAGGAAAGCGAAGGCCGTTTTCGCGCTGTGTTTGAGTCAAGTATCGATTGCATCTGGATATGGGACAAAAATCTTGCGTGTTTATATGCTAATAAGGCGGCATATGTATATTCAGGGAAAAATGGTTTGGCACCTGAAGGTTGCTGCGGTATGAAACAATGCCTTGAAAATGTGTCCTGGCTTTATGAGCTTCTGGTTGGAAGGATTGAAAAAGTCTTTGAATCAGGAGAGCATATAAGACGCGAGGATTCATTGATGGCCTGCGGCCAGCCAATATATACGGAATCCGTCATTTCTCCTATTTGCGATTCTTCAGGTGAACTCTACGCCGCAGCTGTCGTTTTCAGGGACGTGACAGACAGAAAACTGTCTGAAATGGCTCTTCTGCAAAAAACCGAGGAGCTGGATAATTATTTTTCCAATGCTCTGGATCTTTTCTGTATCGCAGATACGGACGGGTACTTCAGGCGCCTGAACAGTGAGTGGGAAAACTCACTCGGTTATCCTTTAAAAGAGCTTCTGAACAGAAGATATATAGAATTTGTACATCCTGATGACAGGGTCGCCACCATAAACATCATGGCCACTCTTAAAAAGGAAAGGCAGATTCTAAATTTTGTCAACAGATACAGGCATAAGGATAATTCATACAGGTGGATTGAATGGAGAGCGAGCCTGAACGGGAATGTGGTTTATGCCGCAGCAAGGGACATAACGTCCAGAAAAAATACGGAAATAGAGCTGCTGAGACATGATAATTTACTTGGAGCGGTCAGTCTTCTTGCCGAACTGCTTCTCAGATCAGACGACTGGGTTGCCGATCTTTCCGGGCTTCTCGGGATAATTGGTGAAGCTTCTGGTTTCAGCAGGATTTATGTTTTTAGAAATTCTTTATCAGAATCCAGGGGGATTCTAACTGATCAGATCGCCGAATGGTGTGCAGAGGGCATCGAATCCCAGATGAATAATCCCATGCTGTATGATTTTTCCTGGAAAAAACAGGGTTTTGGGAGATGGGAGAATATTCTTGCATCTGGAAATATTGTTTCAGGAAACATCAGCATTTTTCCCGAAGAAGAGAGGCTGATGCTTGAGATGCAATCCATAAAGTCCATTCTTGTCATTCCCATCACTGTCAAGGGCAACTGGTGGGGAATGATAGGATTTGATGAGTGTAAAGGTGAAAGAGAATGGGCCCAGGTCGAAATTGATGTTCTCAGAACCGCAGCCGGAATTCTTGGCGCAGCAGTTGAGAGAAAGACTTTTGAAGATGACCTCCTTAAAGCAAAGTCAGATCTTGAAAACCTGAACAAGGATCTGGAGGAAGCCATAGGGATGTCAAACAGCATGACAGTTAAGGCCGAGCTTGCAAGCATGGCCAAAAGCGAGTTCCTTGCGAATATGAGCCACGAGATCCGCACCCCTATGAATGGCGTGATCGGAATGACCGGGCTTCTGCTTGACACCCGTTTGTCTGAAGACCAGCACCGGTACGCAATGATAGCACGGAAAAGTGCCGAGACACTTCTTGATCTCATAAATGACATACTCGATTTTTCCAAGATTGAAGCGGGCCGGGTGGAGCTTGAATTTGATGATTTCAACCTTGGAGAACTTATTGAAGACACAAGTGAGATCCTTGCGGTAAAGGCAGGTGAAAAAGGAATAGAGCTAATTCCATTCATAGATCCTTTGATTCCTGCATTTGTGAAGGGAGACAAAAACAGGCTGAGGCAGATTATTCTTAATATTGCAGGTAATGCCATTAAATTCACAAGTCAGGGCGAAGTCTATATCTGGGCCAGGGTGAGCGAATCCGATGAGAAATCCGTAAAAATAAGATTTAGTGTTTCTGATACCGGGATAGGTATTCCTGAAGATCGTTTTGAAGCTATTTTTGAGCCGTTTGCCCAGGCTGACGGAAGCACCACGAGAAAATACGGCGGAACCGGGCTCGGTCTTGCAATTACAAAAAGACTGGTCACAATGATGAACGGAGAAATCTGGCTTGAAAGCGTTTTAGGAAAAGGCGCCAGTTTTGTTTTTGATATTTCTTTTGCAACATCAATTCATAAATATTCCGGGCCTTTGTATGATTATTCAGGGCTGAAAGTAATAGTGACGGATAATAATGAAAAATGCAGGAGGAGCATAGGATCATACCTTTCTGTATTCGGCTGCTTTGTTACCCTTGTATCTGATCGAAATTCGGTAATCAATGAACTCAGAAATGCTGTTAATGCTGGAAAACCTTATGATTATGCAATTATCGGTACTTCTGATGATGACAAATGTCAGGATCCTTTGATTGAGGGAATAACTTCAAAGATTTTTGAATCCACTTCGTTCATAAATATGAAATACCCCGGACAGGAATCCGGAGAAAAAGAGGAATACAAAAATGGTTTTTTTTCCGCATTTCTTTCAAAACCTGTGAGGCGTTCAAGTCTGCTGGAATGTCTTTCAAATATGAAGGATATGGATGACCGGAATCATGGAATTCCTGTAAATAATGATGTGGCCGGCATTGAAAAGGCGCATAGAAAAATTCTGGTGGTTGAAGACAGCCTGATAAATCAGGAAGTGGCTCTTTCAATACTCAGAAAAAAAGGCTACACGGCAGATGCAGTTGCAAACGGGCTTGAAGCTGTGGATATTCTTAAAAAGGAAGCGTATGATCTTGTTTTAATGGATTGCCATATGCCGCAGATGGACGGGTATGAAGCGACAAAGGCCATAAGGGATTCTTTGACAGGTGTCCTGAATCCTCTCATTCCGATTATTGCGATGACAGCAAATGTACTTAAGGGTGATGCTGCAAAATGCATGTCCTCGGGAATGAATGATTATATCCCCAAACCTGTCAAGCCGGAGGTTCTTGACTCTGTGGTATTGAAATGGCTTAAAATATCGGGATTGTCAAAAGAAGAAAAAAAGGCCGACGCTCTGGCGCCTGATTCTGGGATGAATGGGCAGGCAGTTTCAGAAACAGTTCCTGTTTTTGACAGAAAATCATTGCTTGAAAGGGTCATGGGGGATGAGGATATTGCCATAAGCGTAACCGAAACTTTTTCCGGTGAAGGCTCTGCATATGTTGCCTCCCTGCGTAATGCGGTAGCGGAGCAGGATATTCAAAAAACTGCCGAGGTCGCACATATGATAAAAGGCACTGCCGCCAATGTCGGTGCATTGCGCATACAGTCCAAGGCTTTTGAAATTGAAAATATATCCAGGCTCCAAGGTATCATGCCTTCAGATGATGTGGTGGATGAACTCGAAAGGGAGTTTGAGGCTTTCAGGATAGAAGTGTGGAAGGCCGGAGAACATGAATTATTTTGA
- a CDS encoding ATP-binding protein, translating into MDESGSNALLAGIFFRELWDNSPDNMFVVRREGTDFFIHSVNPAQERAVSAKSSELKGKKLSEAFPSTLYERFASNYSKCLEGRIPVRYEEAFLNANGCYTYWETFLLPVFTEDDGGEYVYGICKDITSLRETEHKYSELSKAAEQAGKSKISFLANMSHEMRTPLNGISSAVSLFVESSDQKEKHELANIINSSVESLSRITNDVLDFARLNSGTLRLELSEFSFSGLIQHVFQIVSPMIAGKSISLLCDVSDNLPDVLYGDTVRIGQIMTNLIGNAIKFTNYGEVKASVFVLEADAGMVKVEVSVHDTGIGIREEDISSLFQPFSQIDSSSTRKFSGAGLGLAITRHLAELMGGYVTVKSSPGQGSVFKVMLPLKTAIPLSISKPEFSATKKLPDDSSSSHESEKTVVLSEVRGLVLIVEDNHVNSMVASRILKKGGFGSVCVFNGQEAVDYCMKKPVDIILMDWHMPVMDGLEATRIIRRLPGCLSLPIIGLTANALKEHMDFCIGAGMNDVLTKPIDREQMLLKVRYWMGLN; encoded by the coding sequence ATGGATGAATCTGGTTCCAATGCCTTATTGGCAGGCATATTTTTCAGAGAGCTGTGGGATAATTCTCCTGATAATATGTTTGTTGTCAGAAGAGAAGGCACGGATTTTTTCATTCATTCCGTAAATCCAGCCCAGGAAAGGGCTGTCAGCGCCAAAAGTTCTGAACTAAAGGGTAAAAAACTTTCAGAAGCTTTTCCTTCCACACTTTATGAGCGGTTTGCATCAAATTACAGTAAATGCCTGGAAGGGCGTATTCCTGTTCGCTATGAAGAGGCTTTCTTAAATGCAAATGGTTGTTATACATACTGGGAAACCTTTCTTCTGCCGGTTTTTACCGAAGATGACGGAGGCGAGTATGTATACGGAATATGCAAGGATATTACTTCTTTAAGGGAAACTGAACATAAATATTCTGAGTTGAGCAAGGCAGCTGAACAGGCCGGCAAGTCCAAGATTTCCTTTCTTGCCAATATGAGTCACGAAATGCGGACTCCTCTCAATGGAATAAGCAGTGCTGTATCGCTTTTTGTGGAAAGTTCAGACCAGAAGGAGAAACATGAACTTGCTAATATCATCAATTCATCTGTTGAGTCTCTTTCAAGAATCACGAATGACGTGCTTGATTTTGCAAGACTTAATTCAGGAACTTTAAGGCTTGAATTGTCTGAGTTCAGCTTTTCAGGACTGATACAGCATGTGTTTCAGATTGTCTCTCCCATGATCGCCGGAAAGAGTATTTCTCTTTTATGTGATGTTTCCGATAATCTGCCTGACGTCCTTTATGGAGATACGGTCAGAATAGGCCAGATAATGACCAATCTGATCGGCAACGCCATAAAATTTACTAATTATGGAGAGGTGAAGGCTTCAGTCTTTGTTCTTGAAGCAGATGCAGGTATGGTAAAGGTTGAAGTCTCTGTCCATGATACAGGTATAGGAATCCGTGAAGAGGATATATCCAGCCTGTTTCAGCCATTTTCCCAGATTGACAGCTCAAGTACGAGGAAATTTTCAGGCGCCGGTCTTGGCCTTGCCATAACCAGGCATCTTGCTGAACTGATGGGCGGATATGTAACAGTAAAGAGCAGCCCAGGCCAGGGAAGTGTTTTCAAGGTTATGCTTCCCCTGAAAACAGCCATTCCACTCAGTATTAGCAAACCGGAGTTTTCTGCGACAAAAAAACTGCCTGATGATTCTTCTTCGAGCCATGAGTCCGAAAAAACCGTGGTTTTGTCGGAAGTGAGGGGGCTTGTCCTGATTGTTGAGGATAATCATGTAAACAGTATGGTCGCATCCAGAATTCTCAAGAAAGGTGGGTTTGGGTCAGTCTGTGTTTTCAATGGTCAGGAGGCTGTTGATTATTGCATGAAAAAACCTGTGGATATAATTCTGATGGACTGGCATATGCCTGTGATGGATGGTCTTGAAGCAACGAGGATAATACGCAGGCTTCCAGGATGTCTTTCCCTGCCCATAATCGGGCTGACCGCAAACGCACTCAAGGAGCACATGGATTTTTGCATTGGTGCGGGCATGAATGATGTTCTGACCAAGCCTATTGATCGTGAACAGATGCTTTTAAAAGTCAGGTATTGGATGGGACTTAATTGA
- a CDS encoding S-methyl thiohydantoin desulfurase domain-containing protein, protein MDKNLIAQPFPVAKSDLKKIVYGACFFASGGGGPISMAIDFLDKINKTVYFINTDRLELDKYCIAIADMGSPDAGKEGKGYTAPVNVFKVMADYLSKQGDAVSCILPFELGAVNTLIPFYVASQMDSPIPVINADPAGRAVPELEMTLLDMAGTPICPGAVASDTAPDGTYQSQMFFDLDPDQLEDASRDVVIGYGGVGGLACYPIICSQLDSTKSENEKKLIQGSVGLAWNIGEQLLKFQPLSSLQKLLSSFNIRSYMWISGKITKIDNRSCGGFDVGKVILSAQEREIWIYYKNESLLAWDPQASKPLGMGPDGIAFVLAEDHVYESGTPVSNADISEGVSYNVMGFTSFEKLRNQTLVNMFMKNIQSIVAAFPEDHVNVDVYVPIEKLNAGI, encoded by the coding sequence ATGGATAAAAATCTGATAGCTCAGCCTTTTCCTGTTGCGAAATCTGACCTCAAGAAAATTGTATATGGAGCCTGTTTCTTTGCCAGCGGAGGTGGCGGTCCAATCTCCATGGCAATCGATTTTCTGGATAAAATAAATAAAACCGTCTATTTCATAAATACCGACAGATTGGAGCTTGATAAATACTGCATAGCCATTGCTGACATGGGGTCTCCCGACGCAGGGAAAGAGGGCAAGGGATATACTGCTCCTGTCAACGTTTTCAAGGTTATGGCTGATTACCTCTCGAAGCAGGGCGATGCTGTGTCATGTATTCTTCCTTTTGAACTCGGAGCTGTAAACACGCTTATTCCATTTTATGTGGCATCCCAGATGGATTCGCCAATTCCTGTCATAAACGCCGATCCTGCTGGAAGGGCTGTGCCCGAGCTTGAAATGACCCTGCTTGACATGGCCGGAACTCCGATATGCCCCGGAGCTGTCGCCTCTGATACTGCTCCTGACGGGACATATCAATCCCAGATGTTTTTTGATCTTGATCCTGATCAGTTAGAGGATGCGTCAAGGGATGTAGTTATCGGTTACGGCGGCGTTGGAGGCCTCGCTTGCTATCCTATAATATGCAGTCAGCTTGATTCCACAAAGTCTGAAAACGAAAAAAAACTTATACAAGGATCTGTGGGGCTTGCCTGGAATATTGGCGAGCAGCTTCTGAAGTTTCAGCCCCTTTCAAGTTTGCAGAAACTTCTTAGCTCCTTTAATATCAGAAGCTATATGTGGATTTCTGGCAAGATAACAAAAATTGATAACAGATCATGCGGTGGCTTTGATGTTGGTAAAGTCATTCTGTCGGCTCAGGAAAGGGAAATCTGGATCTATTACAAGAACGAAAGCCTTCTTGCATGGGATCCCCAGGCTTCAAAGCCCCTTGGAATGGGGCCGGACGGTATCGCGTTTGTGCTTGCAGAGGATCATGTCTACGAGTCAGGCACGCCTGTGAGCAATGCCGATATTTCTGAAGGGGTTTCCTACAACGTGATGGGGTTCACATCATTTGAAAAACTCCGCAATCAGACTCTGGTCAATATGTTCATGAAAAATATCCAATCCATAGTCGCGGCTTTTCCTGAGGATCATGTAAATGTTGATGTGTATGTGCCTATTGAAAAGCTCAATGCAGGCATTTAG
- a CDS encoding sensor histidine kinase: MAGSFPFIMNIRQRVFFFMAGCLVAITAIGGFSYSYLSEMENIHRTSEITDDISNNILEIRRSEKNFFFYGSPDDLVANHRYTLKAIETIRTIMPELKAHNLGELLGNLKSELDSYDKSMDSVEKCIEGKKGPTCAPFEENVREKGKNLILMSQELVTIERQKIFLIIAKLKTHMIYSILVLTIMGGFLAVVISRKIVRPLKLIEKATYQIAQGNFDLINSENKWHDDEAGKVVVAFNKMISELEKRQEQLIQAQKLSSIGIMAAGIAHQLNNPLNNISTSCQIVIEELDEKENAFLRQMLENSEHEVQRARDIVRGLLEFSRSKEFSLKPSSLKELASKVLKLVAGQIPPCIEIKTDIPDITLNMDQGQMQEAFINIILNAAEAIGENKGEISIRAKTSILDQTVLITVDDTGPGISDTNLSRIFDPFFTTKETSSGTGLGLSIVYGIIKQHSGKISAECLKGKGARFIVELPLFIHHTGD, from the coding sequence ATGGCAGGTTCTTTCCCCTTTATCATGAATATAAGGCAGAGAGTTTTTTTCTTCATGGCCGGATGCCTTGTGGCTATAACTGCAATCGGAGGCTTTTCATACAGTTACCTGAGTGAGATGGAAAACATCCACAGAACTTCAGAAATCACGGATGACATAAGCAATAATATATTAGAAATAAGAAGAAGCGAAAAAAACTTTTTTTTCTATGGATCGCCGGATGATCTGGTGGCTAATCACAGGTATACGCTTAAAGCCATTGAAACCATCAGAACAATCATGCCTGAATTAAAAGCTCACAACCTTGGTGAGCTTCTTGGGAATCTCAAGTCAGAGCTTGATTCTTATGACAAAAGCATGGACAGTGTTGAAAAATGCATAGAAGGTAAAAAGGGGCCGACATGCGCCCCATTTGAGGAAAATGTCCGGGAAAAAGGTAAAAATCTGATTCTAATGTCCCAGGAGCTTGTCACAATAGAAAGACAAAAAATATTTCTGATAATTGCGAAACTGAAAACCCACATGATTTATTCAATTCTTGTGCTGACTATCATGGGTGGCTTTCTGGCGGTGGTGATCAGCAGAAAAATTGTCAGGCCACTTAAACTCATAGAAAAGGCGACGTATCAGATCGCCCAGGGCAATTTCGACCTTATTAATTCAGAAAATAAATGGCATGACGACGAGGCAGGAAAAGTTGTGGTGGCATTCAATAAAATGATATCAGAGCTTGAGAAAAGGCAGGAGCAACTTATTCAGGCCCAGAAACTTTCTTCCATAGGGATCATGGCCGCAGGCATAGCTCACCAGCTCAATAATCCTTTGAACAATATATCCACTTCGTGCCAAATTGTTATTGAGGAGCTTGACGAAAAAGAAAATGCCTTTTTAAGACAGATGCTTGAAAACAGCGAGCACGAAGTTCAAAGAGCGAGAGACATAGTGCGGGGGCTTCTTGAATTCTCAAGGAGCAAGGAATTCTCCCTTAAACCATCATCACTCAAGGAACTGGCATCAAAAGTCCTAAAGCTTGTGGCAGGGCAGATTCCGCCATGTATTGAAATAAAAACCGACATCCCTGATATCACTTTAAATATGGATCAGGGACAGATGCAGGAGGCTTTCATAAATATAATACTGAATGCCGCCGAGGCCATAGGTGAAAACAAAGGCGAAATATCCATCAGGGCAAAGACAAGCATACTTGACCAGACCGTTTTAATAACGGTTGATGATACGGGGCCGGGTATTTCAGATACAAACCTGTCAAGGATATTTGACCCTTTTTTCACCACAAAGGAAACTTCTTCAGGAACTGGTCTTGGGCTATCCATTGTTTACGGAATAATAAAGCAGCATTCCGGGAAAATCAGCGCCGAATGCTTAAAAGGCAAAGGGGCAAGATTCATTGTGGAATTGCCTTTATTTATTCATCACACCGGAGATTGA